A genome region from Polypterus senegalus isolate Bchr_013 chromosome 7, ASM1683550v1, whole genome shotgun sequence includes the following:
- the LOC120532967 gene encoding uncharacterized protein KIAA1958 encodes MEDCLHTSSENLAKLVSWAHSHGTICSLIPNLKHLLSEGSHGTLTAMWGCSAGHAYHWPLTTTCRAGSQERVCYQDSRSFNSDSSSILGVPSETQPSPGERFSGRTNKGKLDCNQTRDSCDFSYCSEPSEADDAVDEYEDENALFDMVCESSVTDEDSDFESSMQRQHLQNVSRKRVKSDPPISGLLSSGSCEKSEDVCGNGGADLIVKKIKQELPEDYYIVANAELTKGTDGPSLSLTQTPKQKSQAVASGPPSQAVPQKPTTLASPSLSIETDSANVSITSPCSISQVPVPKQTRPPVASHGRHVMNVHAPSQPVSLQMPISTSSGTNQPINIPLSALQLPGQDDDVPTDNPVKPSPKSVASYDGALSPLENNELEVSSSQQQRSVSQASGTDVSAEAALDIDERQAEANREQNEKTIRSTQTALRNFREFLISKYPNENREIYVIPCNELDAYLASFFVDARQKDGSEYEPNSLANYQCGLERYLKEHKYGYSITRDKEFKRSQEALKQKQLELKFKGKGNKPHKSMKLTFADELILRKRGLLSRFNPEGLLNLVWLNNTKAFGHCTGFHGSTLKWGDIRLRVTETGLEYLEWTCLDSTDSNSKTKRAVTECRIYATPHSPQTCPVQDYKEYAQRRPPAMRYEDAPFYLSIKPVVNLAALHWYNCQALGKNKLAKMVKTMCEKGNIPGRKTNFSVYQSCSTLSEAQSNQLVLICNNLSQQAAQSMASHSSGTNFVIAGSFDSSSDTI; translated from the exons ATGGAGGACTGCTTACACACGTCTTCTGAAAATCTGGCTAAGCTTGTTAGTTGGGCCCATAGCCATGGAACAATCTGCAGCCTTATTCCCAACCTGAAGCACTTACTTTCAGAAGGGTCCCATGGAACCCTGACTGCCATGTGGGGGTGCAGTGCCGGACATGCTTACCACTGGCCTCTCACTACTACCTGCCGGGCTGGCTCCCAAGAGCGTGTATGTTATCAAGACAGTCGCAGTTTTAACTCTGACAGCTCAAGTATCCTTGGTGTGCCATCTGAGACACAGCCTAGCCCAGGGGAGAGGTTCTCTGGAAGAACCAACAAAGGTAAGCTGGACTGTAATCAGACCAGAGACTCGTGTGACTTTTCATACTGCAGTGAGCCTTCTGAGGCAGATGATGCTGTAGATGAGTATGAGGATGAGAATGCCTTGTTTGATATGGTTTGTGAGTCTTCGGTAACAGATGAAGACAGTGACTTTGAATCCTCAATGCAGAGACAACACCTACAGAATGTTTCTCGCAAGAGAGTCAAATCAGATCCTCCAATTTCTGGACTGTTAAGCAGCGGTTCTTGTGAAAAATCAGAAGATGTATGTGGTAATGGTGGGGCTGATCTGATTGTTAAGAAAATAAAGCAAGAGTTGCCAGAGGACTACTACATTGTGGCCAATGCTGAGCTGACAAAGGGAACGGATGGTCCAAGTTTATCTCTTACCCAGACACCAAAGCAGAAATCTCAAGCTGTTGCCTCTGGACCCCCTTCTCAAGCAGTGCCTCAGAAGCCAACCACATTAGCCTCTCCTTCCCTGTCAATTGAAACAGATTCTGCAAATGTTTCCATCACTTCCCCTTGTAGCATTTCTCAAGTTCCAGTTCCAAAGCAAACCAGACCCCCAGTAGCAAGTCATGGAAGACATGTAATGAATGTTCATGCTCCTAGTCAGCCAGTAAGTCTTCAGATGCCCATCAGTACTTCTTCAGGTACAAACCAGCCAATCAACATTCCTTTATCAGCCCTACAGCTTCCAGGACAGGACGATGATGTCCCCACAGACAACCCAGTAAAGCCGTCTCCAAAATCAGTCGCATCCTATGATGGAGCTTTGTCACCTTTGGAAAACAATGAGTTGGAGGTCAGTTCCAGCCAGCAGCAGAGAAGTGTTTCTCAGGCATCAGGTACTGATGTCAGTGCTGAAGCAGCCTTAG ACATTGATGAAAGACAAGCTGAAGCAAACAgggaacaaaatgagaaaactaTACGAAGCACTCAGACAGCACTTCGAAATTTTAGAGAGTTCCTCATTTCCAAGTACCCAAATGAAAACCGTGAAATTTATGTGATTCCTTGCAATGAGCTGGATGCTTACTTGGCTTCATTCTTTGTGGATGCCAGACAAAAAGATGGATCTGAATATGAGCCAAACAGTTTAGCCAACTACCAATGTGGATTAGAACGTTACCTCAAGGAGCATAAGTATGGCTACAGCATTACAAGAGACAAGGAATTCAAACGTTCCCAGGAGGCACTTAAACAAAAACAACTAGAGCTCAAGTTCAAAGGTAAAGGAAACAAGCCCCATAAGTCCATGAAGCTCACCTTTGCAGATGAGTTGATACTGCGAAAAAGAGGCTTGCTGAGCCGCTTCAACCCAGAAGGACTGCTTAACCTTGTATGGTTGAATAACACTAAGGCATTTGGCCATTGTACGGGCTTCCATGGCTCCACTTTGAAATGGGGCGACATCCGCCTGCGAGTGACTGAGACAGGACTGGAGTACCTTGAGTGGACTTGCCTGGACTCTACGGACTCTAATTCCAAAACTAAAAGGGCTGTGACTGAGTGTCGCATCTATGCCACTCCACACTCACCTCAAACCTGTCCTGTGCAGGATTACAAGGAGTACGCACAGAGGAGGCCACCTGCCATGCGGTATGAAGATGCCCCTTTCTACTTGTCCATCAAACCTGTTGTCAATCTAGCAGCCCTCCACTGGTATAACTGCCAAGCCCTGGGTAAGAATAAACTGGCCAAAATGGTTAAAACAATGTGTGAGAAGGGCAACATACCAGGAAGAAAGACCAACTTTAGTGTATACCAGAGCTGCAGCACTCTCTCTGAAGCGCAGAGTAACCAGTTAGTACTCATCTGTAACAACCTGAGCCAGCAGGCTGCTCAGTCCATGGCCTCCCACTCCAGTGGCACTAATTTTGTCATTGCTGGCTCTTTTGACTCTTCTTCAGATACAATTTGA